One genomic window of Conyzicola nivalis includes the following:
- a CDS encoding aminotransferase class V-fold PLP-dependent enzyme encodes MHIDEFAARFNEEPGYLDFARVGPIGTAVIEEQNAQSDLLSRGRFGTLSSLDDEDVRVRDAVAALTGFAADHVVFQPNTSQGLMHAMFGVTGGVALSMGEFPSVTFAAARAAESLGVLAPLWLETDHGRVTPGNLRDQLTPAITAVAVSLVDYRTGYLADIEGIRQVIGDRLLIVDAIQGFGVADAPYGVADVVVAGGQKWVRSGWGTGFLALSDRALEQLTPVFSGFTGTDSESQPMDEVLEPSTGARAFSVSNPDRVAQARFAAALEEISSVGVGPIRDRIIEKTTRIIDLADEFGIPVASSRAENERAGIVVIEPAADQLTILEASLFNHGVTATTRAGRVRLSAHVSTDDDTFDMLRASFTSFGSAINV; translated from the coding sequence ATGCACATCGACGAATTCGCCGCCCGCTTCAACGAAGAACCCGGCTACCTCGACTTCGCGCGCGTCGGCCCGATCGGCACCGCCGTGATCGAGGAGCAGAACGCGCAGAGCGACCTGCTCTCCCGTGGCCGGTTCGGCACCCTCTCCTCGCTCGACGACGAAGACGTGCGTGTGCGCGATGCCGTCGCGGCGCTCACCGGATTCGCCGCCGACCACGTCGTCTTCCAGCCGAACACCAGCCAGGGCCTGATGCACGCCATGTTCGGCGTGACGGGCGGCGTCGCCCTCTCGATGGGCGAGTTCCCCAGCGTGACCTTCGCGGCCGCCCGCGCCGCCGAGAGCCTCGGTGTGCTCGCCCCGCTCTGGCTCGAGACCGACCACGGCCGGGTCACGCCCGGCAACCTGCGCGACCAGCTCACGCCCGCCATCACCGCGGTCGCGGTGAGTCTCGTGGACTACCGCACCGGGTACCTCGCCGACATCGAGGGCATCCGCCAGGTCATCGGCGACCGCCTGCTCATCGTCGACGCGATCCAAGGCTTCGGGGTGGCGGATGCGCCCTACGGTGTCGCCGACGTCGTCGTAGCCGGCGGGCAGAAGTGGGTACGTTCCGGTTGGGGCACCGGCTTCCTCGCGCTCAGCGACCGCGCCCTCGAGCAGCTCACCCCGGTCTTCTCCGGATTCACCGGCACCGACTCCGAATCCCAGCCCATGGACGAAGTTCTCGAGCCGAGCACCGGCGCTCGGGCGTTCAGCGTCAGCAACCCCGACCGGGTAGCCCAGGCGCGGTTCGCGGCGGCTCTCGAGGAGATCAGTTCTGTGGGTGTCGGGCCCATCCGCGACCGCATCATCGAGAAGACGACGCGCATCATCGACCTGGCCGACGAGTTCGGCATCCCGGTCGCGTCGTCGCGGGCCGAGAACGAGCGCGCCGGCATCGTCGTGATCGAACCGGCCGCCGACCAGCTGACCATTCTCGAGGCGTCGCTGTTCAACCACGGGGTCACGGCGACGACCCGCGCGGGCCGGGTGCGCCTCAGCGCGCACGTCAGCACCGACGACGACACGTTCGACATGCTGCGCGCGAGCTTCACCAGTTTCGGGTCGGCGATCAACGTTTAA
- the trhA gene encoding PAQR family membrane homeostasis protein TrhA: MTADAPGTRADEEPAADLPNVPLLDDAIEYDALDAKPTWRGWIHAGTFPLAIVLGIILIVAADGAAARISSSVFVASSLLLFGNSALYHRIDWKPKTKAIFKRIDHANIFLLIAGSYTPITVLALPHDKSVLLLWLVWGGAGLGILFRVFWIGAPRWLYVPLYLLLGYASLIFIVDFFQADAAMMTLILVGGLFYTVGAVIYGMKRPNPFPGKFGFHEIFHTLTLLAFLCHWAGIFIVATNPPVL; the protein is encoded by the coding sequence ATGACCGCAGACGCACCCGGAACCCGAGCAGACGAAGAGCCCGCGGCGGATCTGCCGAATGTCCCCCTGTTGGATGACGCGATCGAATACGACGCCCTCGACGCGAAGCCGACCTGGCGCGGGTGGATTCACGCCGGCACGTTCCCGTTGGCGATCGTGCTCGGCATCATCCTCATCGTGGCAGCGGACGGCGCCGCGGCGCGCATCAGCTCGAGCGTCTTCGTGGCATCCTCTCTTCTGCTCTTCGGCAACTCCGCGCTCTACCACCGCATCGACTGGAAACCGAAGACCAAGGCCATCTTCAAGCGCATCGACCACGCCAACATCTTCCTGCTGATCGCCGGTTCGTACACGCCGATCACGGTGCTCGCGCTCCCCCACGACAAGTCGGTGCTGCTGCTCTGGCTTGTGTGGGGCGGTGCCGGGCTGGGCATCCTGTTCCGCGTCTTCTGGATTGGCGCCCCGCGCTGGCTGTACGTGCCGCTGTACCTGCTGCTCGGCTACGCGTCGCTGATCTTCATCGTCGACTTCTTCCAGGCCGACGCCGCGATGATGACGCTGATCCTGGTCGGCGGTCTGTTCTACACGGTGGGCGCCGTCATCTACGGGATGAAGCGGCCCAACCCGTTCCCCGGGAAGTTCGGGTTCCACGAGATCTTCCACACGCTGACGCTGCTGGCGTTCCTGTGCCACTGGGCGGGCATCTTCATCGTCGCGACGAACCCGCCGGTGCTGTAG
- a CDS encoding exodeoxyribonuclease VII small subunit has translation MATAVNSDVSALSYEQARDELVRVVSELEQGSSTLEESLALWERGEAAAKRCEEWLLGAKARLDAARSASAQ, from the coding sequence GTGGCCACTGCAGTGAACTCCGACGTCAGCGCGCTCAGCTACGAGCAGGCGCGCGACGAACTCGTGCGGGTGGTGTCCGAGCTCGAGCAGGGCTCGTCGACGCTCGAAGAATCGCTCGCCCTCTGGGAGCGCGGAGAAGCCGCCGCTAAGCGCTGCGAAGAGTGGCTGCTCGGCGCGAAGGCCCGACTCGACGCCGCTCGTTCCGCGAGCGCGCAGTAG
- a CDS encoding isoprenyl transferase, with the protein MKDRQVPLGRGFLYGLYQTRLRRRLDKTAIPQHVAMIFDGNRRWARQRGLETAAHGHSAGALKIHEFLSWCDDLGVSVVTLYLLSNDNLVNRGNEELDQLFDIIAELSEDLAATSDWRVQQVGTKEGLPSSLVDAMAAAEKKTATNSGLHINLAVGYGGRREIADAVRSIVHQHNSEGGKLDDLAELLTPELIAEHLYTQGQPDPDLVIRTSGEQRMSDFMLWQSAHSELYFVEALGPDLREVDFLRALRDYAKRQRRFGS; encoded by the coding sequence GTGAAAGACAGGCAAGTACCCCTCGGCCGTGGCTTTCTCTATGGGCTCTACCAGACCCGGCTGCGCCGCCGGCTCGACAAGACCGCCATCCCCCAGCACGTCGCCATGATTTTCGACGGCAACCGCCGGTGGGCCCGGCAGCGCGGCCTCGAGACGGCCGCCCACGGGCACAGCGCGGGCGCGCTCAAGATCCACGAGTTCCTCTCCTGGTGCGACGACCTCGGCGTCTCCGTCGTCACCCTCTACCTGCTCTCGAACGACAACCTCGTCAACCGCGGCAACGAAGAACTCGACCAGCTGTTCGACATCATCGCCGAGCTCAGCGAAGACCTCGCCGCGACGAGCGACTGGCGCGTGCAGCAGGTGGGCACGAAGGAGGGTCTGCCCTCCTCGCTCGTCGACGCGATGGCCGCCGCGGAGAAGAAGACCGCGACGAACTCCGGCCTGCACATCAACCTCGCCGTCGGCTACGGCGGACGCCGCGAGATCGCGGACGCCGTGCGCAGCATCGTGCACCAGCACAACTCCGAGGGCGGCAAGCTCGACGACCTCGCCGAGCTGCTCACCCCCGAGCTCATCGCCGAGCACCTCTACACGCAGGGCCAGCCCGACCCCGACCTCGTCATCCGCACCTCGGGTGAGCAGCGGATGAGCGACTTCATGCTCTGGCAGAGCGCGCACAGCGAGCTGTACTTCGTGGAGGCCTTGGGTCCCGACCTGCGCGAGGTGGACTTCCTGCGCGCCCTTCGCGACTACGCCAAGAGACAACGGAGGTTCGGGTCCTGA
- a CDS encoding ABC transporter ATP-binding protein has translation MSLLELRGVSYRYRKGALALDDVSIAVGEGQSVGLVGESGSGKSTIVRLMLALAKPASGQLLFEGAPVTAATTRRFRASVQTVFQDPYSSLDPRQRIASIVAEPLRSLGIARGDEARTLVTASLASVGLAADTLARYPHEFSGGQRQRIAIARATVSHPRLLLADEPVSALDVTTRIQVIDLLAQLRESAGLAILMVSHDLSAVAALCDETVVLNAGRIVERGATGDILSAPREPYTRRLVEAVPRLPPL, from the coding sequence ATGAGTCTGCTCGAACTGCGCGGTGTCTCGTACCGCTACCGCAAGGGCGCGCTCGCGCTCGACGACGTGTCGATCGCCGTGGGCGAGGGGCAGAGCGTCGGGCTCGTCGGCGAATCGGGGAGTGGCAAGTCGACGATCGTGCGGCTGATGCTCGCGCTCGCGAAACCCGCCTCGGGCCAGCTGCTGTTCGAGGGCGCGCCAGTCACTGCCGCCACGACGCGGCGCTTCCGGGCGTCGGTGCAGACCGTGTTCCAGGATCCGTACTCGTCGCTCGACCCGCGGCAGCGGATCGCCTCGATCGTCGCCGAGCCGCTGCGGTCGCTCGGCATCGCCCGCGGCGACGAGGCCCGCACGCTGGTCACCGCCTCGCTCGCCTCGGTCGGACTCGCCGCCGACACCCTCGCGCGCTACCCGCACGAATTCTCCGGCGGACAGCGCCAGCGCATCGCGATCGCCCGCGCCACCGTGAGCCACCCGCGGCTGCTGCTCGCCGACGAGCCGGTGAGCGCGCTCGACGTGACCACGCGCATCCAGGTGATCGACCTGCTGGCGCAGCTGCGGGAGTCGGCCGGGCTCGCGATTCTTATGGTGTCGCACGACCTGAGCGCGGTCGCCGCGCTGTGCGACGAGACCGTTGTGCTGAACGCGGGGCGCATCGTCGAGCGGGGAGCCACGGGGGATATCCTGAGTGCCCCGCGCGAGCCGTACACGCGCCGCCTCGTCGAGGCCGTGCCGCGGCTGCCGCCGCTCTAG
- a CDS encoding carbonic anhydrase — translation MPDKAPAKAWAEMVRGNDRFVSGAPLHPRQDVERRESVATAQRPDAALFGCSDSRLAAEIIFDKGIGDLFVVRNAGQIISESVVGSLEYAVAVLKVPLIVVLGHDECGAVRAAIDSQADDAPALPPHIGHLISKIVPAVRRVAGSTDGALAPGAVDAHDVGREHLRDTIAELIESSELISDGIAAGTLAIVGANYRLLEGRAVPDIRIGNL, via the coding sequence ATGCCCGATAAAGCTCCCGCAAAGGCCTGGGCCGAGATGGTCCGCGGCAACGACCGGTTCGTGTCCGGCGCGCCGCTGCACCCGCGTCAAGACGTCGAGCGTCGCGAGTCCGTCGCCACGGCACAGCGGCCCGACGCCGCGCTCTTCGGCTGCAGCGACTCGCGCCTCGCCGCCGAGATCATCTTCGACAAAGGCATCGGCGACCTGTTCGTGGTGCGCAACGCCGGCCAGATCATCTCCGAGTCGGTCGTCGGCTCGCTGGAGTACGCGGTCGCGGTGCTCAAGGTGCCGCTCATCGTCGTGCTCGGCCACGACGAGTGCGGTGCCGTGCGCGCCGCGATCGACTCGCAGGCCGACGACGCCCCCGCGCTGCCGCCGCACATCGGCCATCTGATCTCGAAAATCGTGCCGGCCGTGCGCCGCGTCGCCGGTTCGACCGACGGTGCGCTCGCGCCGGGAGCGGTGGACGCCCACGACGTCGGCCGCGAGCACCTGCGCGACACGATCGCCGAGCTGATCGAGTCATCCGAGCTCATCAGCGACGGTATCGCCGCCGGTACGCTGGCTATCGTGGGCGCGAACTACCGGCTGCTCGAGGGCCGCGCGGTCCCCGACATCCGCATCGGAAATCTGTAA
- a CDS encoding PhoH family protein, translating into MAPGRDGHVSSSSQRSWPSSQTGSECASLGDGVHVPYNASPRQNTAQSSENQAATAERTYVLDTSVLLSDPKAVFRFAEHAVVLPVIVISELESKRNDPEIGYFARQALRNLDELRVQHERLDFPIAVGDDGGTLRVELNHSNMSVLPSGLQLGDNDSRILAVALNLANDGLAVTVVSKDLPLRVKAASIGLAAEEYRAELAVDSGFTGQADITLSSEQMNQLYDNEQLDSRTVQEMPVNTGLVIHSDRGSALGRVTARGKMRLVRGDRDIFGLHGRSAEQRLAIDMLLDPEIGIVSLGGRAGTGKSALALCAGLEAVLEKQQYRKIMVFRPLYAVGGQELGFLPGDAAEKMNPWAQAVFDTLGSVVSQNVLDEVLERGILEVLPLTHIRGRSLHDAFVIVDEAQSLERNVLLTVLSRIGQNSRVVLTHDVAQRDNLRVGRHDGVASVIESLKGHPLFGHITLMRSERSAIAALVTEMLESNELA; encoded by the coding sequence ATGGCGCCTGGTCGAGACGGCCATGTAAGTTCGTCTTCGCAACGTAGTTGGCCGTCTTCGCAGACTGGATCCGAGTGCGCGTCACTCGGGGATGGAGTGCACGTGCCCTACAACGCTAGCCCCCGACAGAACACCGCACAGTCTTCGGAAAACCAGGCCGCGACAGCCGAGCGCACGTACGTGCTCGACACCTCGGTCCTGCTCTCCGACCCGAAAGCGGTCTTCCGCTTCGCGGAACACGCGGTCGTCCTGCCGGTCATCGTTATCAGCGAACTCGAGAGCAAGCGCAACGACCCGGAGATCGGGTACTTCGCCCGCCAGGCGCTGCGCAACCTCGACGAGCTGCGCGTGCAGCACGAACGCCTCGACTTCCCGATCGCCGTCGGCGACGACGGGGGAACGCTGCGGGTCGAGCTCAACCACTCCAACATGTCTGTGCTCCCGTCGGGTCTGCAGCTGGGCGACAACGACTCGCGCATCCTGGCCGTGGCGCTCAACCTCGCCAACGACGGGCTCGCGGTAACGGTCGTCTCGAAGGACCTCCCGCTGCGCGTCAAGGCCGCCTCGATCGGCCTCGCCGCCGAGGAGTACCGCGCCGAACTGGCGGTCGACTCGGGCTTCACCGGGCAGGCCGACATCACGCTCTCGAGTGAGCAGATGAACCAGCTCTACGACAATGAACAGCTCGACTCGCGAACCGTGCAGGAGATGCCGGTGAACACCGGCCTGGTCATCCACTCCGACCGCGGCTCGGCCCTCGGCCGGGTCACCGCGCGCGGCAAGATGCGGCTCGTGCGCGGCGACCGCGACATCTTCGGACTGCACGGCCGCAGCGCCGAACAGCGCCTCGCCATCGACATGCTGCTCGACCCGGAGATCGGCATCGTGTCGCTCGGCGGGCGCGCGGGAACCGGCAAGTCGGCCCTCGCCCTGTGCGCGGGTCTCGAAGCAGTGCTCGAGAAGCAGCAGTACCGCAAGATCATGGTGTTCCGGCCGCTGTACGCGGTCGGCGGCCAAGAGCTCGGCTTCCTGCCCGGCGACGCCGCCGAGAAGATGAACCCGTGGGCACAGGCCGTGTTCGACACGCTCGGCTCGGTCGTCTCGCAGAACGTGCTCGACGAGGTGCTCGAGCGCGGCATCCTCGAGGTGCTGCCGCTCACCCACATCCGCGGACGCTCGCTGCACGACGCCTTCGTGATCGTCGACGAGGCCCAGTCGCTCGAGCGCAACGTGCTGCTGACCGTGCTCAGCCGCATCGGCCAGAACTCGCGGGTCGTGCTCACCCACGACGTCGCGCAGCGTGACAACCTGCGGGTGGGACGCCACGACGGCGTCGCCTCGGTCATCGAGAGCCTCAAGGGGCACCCGCTGTTCGGGCACATCACGCTCATGCGTTCTGAGCGCAGCGCCATCGCCGCCCTCGTCACCGAGATGCTGGAGTCGAACGAGCTGGCCTAA
- a CDS encoding ATP-binding cassette domain-containing protein: MSASASTALLDVTSLGVHTPAGRALVSDLSFDLDAGQRLGLIGESGSGKSVTSLAVTGLLGAGLTPTGSVLLDGVEVVGAGEKSLVPLRGRVASVVFQEPLTALDPLMRIGRQVAEPIARHRGLRGGALRTAVAEALDEVGLDDARIARAYPHEISGGQRQRAAIAIALGSRPRLLIADEPTTALDVTVQAQILGLLDELVDARGMALLFISHDLAVVSAMTSDVIVMRHGVAVERGAIADLLRAPADPYTAELVRSARALDDMLGAS, from the coding sequence ATGAGCGCTTCAGCCAGCACGGCACTGCTCGACGTCACCTCGCTCGGCGTGCACACGCCGGCCGGGCGTGCCCTGGTGAGCGACTTGTCGTTCGACCTCGACGCGGGCCAGCGCCTCGGGCTGATCGGCGAATCCGGCAGCGGTAAATCCGTCACGTCGCTCGCGGTCACCGGGCTGCTCGGTGCGGGCCTCACACCCACCGGCAGCGTGCTGCTCGACGGCGTCGAAGTCGTGGGGGCCGGTGAAAAGAGCCTCGTCCCGCTGCGGGGGCGCGTGGCATCCGTCGTCTTCCAGGAACCGCTCACCGCGCTCGATCCGCTCATGCGCATCGGACGCCAGGTCGCCGAACCGATCGCCCGGCACCGCGGGCTGCGCGGTGGAGCCCTGCGCACCGCCGTCGCCGAGGCGCTCGACGAGGTCGGACTCGACGACGCGCGCATCGCCCGCGCGTACCCGCACGAGATCTCCGGCGGACAGCGCCAGCGAGCCGCCATCGCCATCGCGCTCGGCAGCCGTCCGCGGCTGCTCATCGCGGACGAGCCGACCACCGCGCTCGACGTGACCGTGCAGGCGCAGATCCTGGGGCTGCTCGACGAGCTCGTCGACGCCCGCGGCATGGCACTGCTGTTCATCAGCCACGACCTCGCCGTCGTATCGGCGATGACCAGCGACGTGATCGTCATGCGCCACGGTGTCGCCGTCGAACGCGGGGCGATCGCCGACCTGCTGCGCGCACCCGCCGACCCGTACACGGCCGAGCTCGTGCGCAGCGCGCGGGCCCTTGACGACATGCTGGGGGCGTCATGA
- a CDS encoding class II fumarate hydratase → MTTSPASSPVDSSAFRVEHDTMGEVLVPIDALYGAQTQRAVENFPISGSGLEPAQIVALARIKRAAAIVNGSLGIIDQKIADAVVAAADTLIAGEHHDHFPVDTYQTGSGTSSNMNINEVLASLATATLGSPVHPNDHVNASQSSNDVFPTSVHVAVTGALLGDLIPALEHLAAALDEKAALWATAVKSGRTHLMDATPVTLGQEFAGYARQIRLGIDRVNATIVRVAEVPLGGTAVGTGINTPVGFPQKVIAQLAADSGLPITEAVDHFEAQGARDALVEASGALRVIAVSLTKICNDLRWMGSGPNTGLGELHIPDLQPGSSIMPGKVNPVIPEAVIMVGARVIGNDATIAWAGATGNFELNVAIPVMGTALLESIRLLANSSVLLADKTVDGLRANLDRARSMAESSPSIVTPLNKFIGYESAAKIAKHAVASGITIREAVIDLGFVERGEISEEQLDKSLDVLSMTHPG, encoded by the coding sequence GTGACCACCTCCCCCGCCTCATCCCCCGTCGATTCGAGCGCGTTCCGCGTCGAACACGACACGATGGGCGAAGTGCTCGTTCCCATCGACGCTCTCTACGGCGCCCAGACGCAGCGCGCGGTCGAGAACTTCCCCATCTCCGGCTCCGGTCTGGAGCCGGCCCAGATCGTCGCCCTCGCCCGGATCAAGCGCGCTGCCGCGATCGTCAACGGATCGCTGGGGATCATCGATCAGAAAATCGCGGATGCCGTGGTCGCCGCCGCGGACACCCTGATTGCCGGCGAGCACCACGACCACTTCCCGGTCGACACCTACCAGACCGGCAGTGGCACGTCGTCGAACATGAACATCAACGAGGTGCTGGCGTCGCTCGCGACGGCGACCCTCGGCTCGCCCGTGCACCCCAACGACCACGTCAACGCGTCGCAGTCGTCGAACGACGTGTTCCCGACCTCGGTGCACGTGGCCGTCACCGGCGCACTGCTCGGCGACCTGATCCCGGCCCTCGAGCACCTCGCCGCGGCCCTCGACGAGAAGGCCGCCCTCTGGGCCACCGCGGTGAAGTCGGGCCGCACCCACCTCATGGACGCGACCCCCGTCACGCTCGGCCAGGAGTTCGCCGGCTACGCCCGCCAGATCCGCCTCGGCATCGACCGGGTCAACGCCACCATCGTGCGCGTGGCCGAGGTTCCGCTCGGCGGCACCGCCGTGGGCACCGGCATCAACACTCCCGTCGGGTTCCCGCAGAAGGTCATCGCGCAGCTCGCAGCCGACAGCGGACTACCCATCACCGAGGCAGTCGACCACTTCGAGGCGCAGGGTGCCCGCGATGCGCTCGTCGAGGCATCCGGAGCCCTCCGGGTGATCGCGGTGTCGCTCACGAAGATCTGCAACGACCTGCGCTGGATGGGTTCCGGCCCGAACACCGGTCTCGGCGAGCTGCACATCCCCGACCTGCAGCCCGGGTCGTCGATCATGCCCGGCAAGGTCAACCCCGTCATCCCCGAAGCCGTCATCATGGTGGGCGCCCGCGTGATCGGCAACGACGCCACCATCGCCTGGGCCGGCGCGACCGGCAACTTCGAGCTGAACGTGGCCATCCCGGTGATGGGAACGGCGCTGCTCGAGTCGATCCGCCTGCTCGCCAACTCGAGCGTGCTGCTCGCCGACAAGACCGTCGACGGCCTGCGCGCCAACCTCGACCGCGCCCGCTCGATGGCCGAGTCGTCGCCGTCGATCGTGACGCCGCTCAACAAGTTCATCGGCTACGAGTCGGCAGCCAAGATCGCCAAGCACGCGGTGGCCAGCGGCATCACGATCCGCGAGGCGGTCATCGACCTCGGGTTCGTGGAACGCGGCGAGATCTCCGAGGAGCAGCTCGACAAGTCGCTCGACGTGCTGAGCATGACGCACCCGGGCTAG
- a CDS encoding ABC transporter permease codes for MSAATVLVSTLPPRRRSWTLVVGLVLSLAVVAVALVSLVWLPFDPSDTSGTRLETPSGTHWLGTDRLGRDLATQLMIGARIALAVGLGSVAVGAVVGITVGLVAAFAAAWLDDTISAALDVVIAFPVLLLAMLIVAAQGASLGSVILAIGLAMSAVVARLTRVLTKRVLGEQFVTAARTSGTRWPGIVARHILPNIWPTLSVNLALQFGVAVLAEASLSYLGLGAPPPNASWGRLLQEAQGTVVTAPVGAIAPGLALVVLVLGVNFVADGLRDVADPSRRRSR; via the coding sequence ATGAGCGCAGCGACCGTGCTGGTCTCGACCCTGCCGCCCCGCCGCCGCTCGTGGACCCTCGTCGTGGGCCTCGTGCTCTCGCTCGCCGTCGTCGCGGTGGCGCTGGTCTCCCTCGTCTGGCTGCCGTTCGACCCCTCCGACACCAGCGGCACCCGGCTCGAGACCCCGAGCGGCACGCACTGGCTCGGCACCGACCGGCTCGGCCGCGACCTCGCCACCCAGCTGATGATCGGCGCCCGTATAGCGCTCGCCGTGGGCCTCGGCTCGGTCGCGGTGGGCGCCGTCGTGGGCATCACGGTCGGTCTCGTGGCCGCGTTCGCGGCCGCCTGGCTGGATGACACGATCTCCGCCGCCCTCGACGTGGTGATCGCGTTCCCGGTGCTGCTGCTCGCCATGCTCATCGTCGCGGCCCAGGGGGCGTCGCTCGGCTCGGTCATCCTGGCCATCGGGCTCGCGATGTCGGCCGTCGTCGCCCGCCTCACCCGCGTGCTCACCAAGCGCGTGCTCGGCGAACAGTTCGTGACCGCCGCACGCACCTCGGGCACGCGCTGGCCCGGCATCGTCGCGCGGCACATCCTGCCCAACATCTGGCCGACCCTCAGCGTGAACCTCGCCCTGCAGTTCGGGGTCGCTGTGCTCGCCGAGGCCAGCCTCTCGTACCTGGGACTCGGCGCCCCGCCACCCAACGCGTCGTGGGGCAGGCTGCTGCAGGAGGCACAGGGGACGGTCGTGACCGCGCCCGTCGGCGCCATCGCCCCGGGCCTCGCGCTCGTCGTGCTCGTGCTCGGCGTGAACTTCGTCGCGGACGGCCTGCGCGACGTCGCCGACCCGTCGAGAAGGAGGAGCCGATGA
- a CDS encoding DUF4245 domain-containing protein produces MAEKKPPRDRKATGAVTTRVPQQKPAPIVAELGRPETPEETAARKAENSRKHRANQTLRNLVWSLVASVGLMLLIVIVVVRPDQPAREAVDFADVAEQAQPTIDEPLAVPDVPAQWTANNADLGQSRDGVSTWNIGFITPSTQFIALNQGIDANPTWLLTLLDQQLATGTDTVDGREWTVYDNRDGDDPGNLAYAMVTESGDSTYVLYGTADTNEFRTLAGSVGTEIDAAEAMEAE; encoded by the coding sequence GTGGCAGAGAAGAAGCCCCCGCGCGACCGCAAGGCGACCGGCGCGGTCACCACGCGGGTTCCGCAGCAGAAGCCGGCGCCGATCGTCGCCGAGCTCGGCCGCCCCGAGACGCCCGAAGAGACGGCCGCGCGCAAGGCCGAGAACTCGCGCAAGCACCGCGCCAACCAGACCCTGCGCAACCTCGTCTGGTCGCTCGTGGCCTCGGTCGGACTGATGCTGCTCATCGTCATCGTCGTCGTGCGCCCCGACCAGCCGGCGCGTGAGGCAGTGGATTTCGCCGACGTCGCAGAGCAGGCGCAGCCCACGATCGACGAGCCGCTCGCGGTGCCCGACGTCCCAGCCCAGTGGACGGCGAACAACGCCGACCTCGGCCAGTCGCGCGACGGGGTCTCCACCTGGAACATCGGCTTCATCACCCCGTCGACGCAGTTCATCGCACTGAACCAGGGCATCGACGCGAATCCCACCTGGCTGCTGACCCTGCTCGACCAACAGCTCGCCACCGGAACCGACACCGTCGACGGCCGCGAGTGGACGGTGTACGACAACCGTGACGGCGACGACCCGGGCAACCTCGCGTACGCGATGGTCACCGAGTCGGGCGACAGCACCTACGTTCTCTACGGAACCGCAGACACGAACGAATTCCGCACACTCGCGGGGTCGGTCGGTACAGAAATAGACGCAGCAGAGGCGATGGAGGCCGAGTAA